GCATTTACAATGTCACGTGTTTCAGGGCTAATGACAACTTTAAATTGTGAAGAGATTTCTAGTTTGGAATAAAAATACACAGGACATCgatttcaaaagaaaaggaagcttccAAATTGTTCAAGAAACCCTGTGATATTTTTGGGTAAACAGAAAAGTGGGGTCACTGCCCAAAGTGCTTCTTTGTGATACTGATGTCCGTTGCTCTGTTTCAATTAGTGAAGGTTCCATGCAAATCACTGGGCTAGTCACCCCTTGAAGCAAGGTGTGGATGGCCAGGCGATGGGAAAGCCTGAGGCTCTGAGGTCTTGGAGTCAAAGAAGCTGTGTTTTGCTGCAGTTTTAGATGCTGGTGGTGAGAAGTGAAGGTGAAGAAGTGGCCGTACCCTGCACTAATAGAATGAGAATCTGTGTAGAAACGTAGACTAAGAGAACCAGACAACATTAGTGGTGAGAGAGCCTTGATGACTGCTTTGTCCCTCCTGCCAAATATAAGTCAGGAAAAGGTCAAGAATTTGCTTGAGGTCAAGAACATCATGGACAGCAGAGGATATGAAGTGAGAACACGTGACATCCCCAGGCCCTTGCAGGAAGCTCATTATTTGTATCCTGAAGTTTGTCTGATGAGTCAGAAAAGATGATTCAAGACCCATCTTTCCACCTGTCTTTTGACAACATTAGTAGGCATGAATCAAAAGGCAGGAATGTAGACCTGGTGTTAATAACGATCTTTGTTGAATTCATACGCAACATCCCCTCATTCCTGCTCTTTCGTCATCTGGGAGACATTCTTCCTGACTTTATAGGTGCCTTTCTGTCTAGAGAAATGGCAGAGGAGCCCCAGGCACTCTACCACACTCAGCAAAACTGGAGATATTGTTTTCTTAGGACAGAGAACGGACTACAAAAACAGTTTCAGGGTTGTCAAAAACTGGTTATTGCTGGACCACACAGAATGGGAAGCACAAATCATCCATCCCTGACATATAAACCTTATCCCTCTCAAATCTTTTAACAGCCTCTTGCTATGTTACTGATTAGTTTGCATTCTTTCCCATCTGCTCTTCTATCCCTGTAGCCCATGTCACCTTCACTAATGCTTCTATTATTTCTTCTCAACCTACTTGACCTTCTATCCTAACTTCTCCATCATTTAGTCATGTTTTCTCACAAATGCTCTACCTCCAATCTTGCTTCTGTCCCTCTTCCATACcctttctttccatctctctcttaGCCCATCCCTTCACTCTGTCTACCCACATCAAATACCATGGAGAAGTTAAGCCACAAATTCAGGTCAAAAGAGAATGTTATAGAGATGGTCTGTAGAGATATCAACCAGACAGCAACACTTTCAAGGACAAGTTATTAGTCCAAAAAACATGGGAGGAGGAAGATGCACCTAAACAATGACTGGATTGATGACTGGTGAAGAGAAAATGGGATGTAAGAACACTCTAGGTTAGAGCCGGCCTCTTTCACTGACAGGGTGAGGCATCACAGTGCCGTCTGCATTCACACATGGGTTTACATCTTGGAGGTGTATGGAGAAGAGTAGGAATTTAGAGAGGAATTTAATGTTGAATAATGGGGGGTTTAAAATGCTTAAATGTTTAGATTATAAATTCTTTCAAAAATTTAGGAACACATAAGAATGGTAATTGAGGGAAACTCGTTTTTGCATTGTAACTTTTCTGACATGTGAGTGGAGTTTTAATATTTACAATCAGGTCTGTGAACTACATCCAGATACCAAGATCTCTAGAATTACAAGGAAATATAAAACCACAGAGAGAGctccctccccatttcctctGAATCTTATAAGAATTTTCTAAGAGGAATGAGCTTTTCCCTTCTAGGCTTAGGTTGCAGAGACAGGCCAACTATTCCAGAAATTGAAGAATAAATATGACCCCTGAGGAGGATGCTTTCTGAGACACTCTGggaactccagctcaagggaaaATAAGGTGACTAAAGGTGTAACTCATCAAAGGGAAGACCTGGGAGAACCTATGTACATACGATCTATACCTGGCTATGACCTCTTTCAAGGACAATAAATATTATCCCTTATTTTAAGCTTTGAGATGAAAAGAGTTCTGAACATTTGTTGTAATGTTTGATGCTATAAGACACTCACATCCCTGGGTTTAGTTTTGAAAGAAATAGATGGAAGGAACCTTGAGACCCCCTTAAGCTGCTGGCCGCCTCCCCGTAAATACCCTCCAGAGAGCAGCCTGCACATCAGGGTTCCTGAGGCTGTAGATGAGCGGGTTCAGCATGGGGTTGATGACAGTGTTGAAAATCCCAATAGCTTTATCCTTATCTGACAGTTTGATAGAACCAAGTCTCATATAGTTAAAGATGCCTGCGCCATAGAATATGGCAACCACAGTCAGGTGGGAGCTACACGTGGAGAAggctttcttcctgccttcagcAGAGCGGATTCGCAGAACTGCAGCTGCCACGTGGATGTAGGAGGTGAAAATGAGTGTCATGGGGGTTCCTGCCATTATGAAACCCACTGCAAAGAGCAGCAGCTCATTGAGCTGGGTGCTGGAGCAGGACAGCTGGAAGAGCTGGGGCAGGTCACAGTAGAAGTGATTGATCACATTGGGACCACAGAAGTTGAGTGTGGATATGGCCACGGTGTGAGTCAGTGCATTGCTGAAGGCACAAGTCCAGGACGTGGCCACCAAGATCCTCTGGACTGTGTGGTTCATGCGGGTGCTGTAGGTGAGGGGCCGGCAGATGGCCAGGAACCGGTCATAAGCCATGGCTGTCAACAGAAAGCAGTCAACCCCAACCAGCAGATGGAAGAAAAAGAGCTGTGTGAGGCAGTCTCCATATGGAATTGTACGCTTGTGGGACAAGAACCGAACCAACATGCAGGGAATAGTGACGCTGATGCACCCCACGTCCATCACTGACAGGTTCcccaggaagaagtacatgggagtgtggagTTTGGGTTCCACCAAGACAGCTGCCAGGATGCTAAGGTTGCCCACAACTGTGGCCATGTAAGCCAAGAGGAAGAGTATGAAGACAACTGGCCACAGCTCTGGTGTCTCCACCAAACCCAGCAGGATGAATTCAGTAACACTTGTTCCATTGGCTCTAGGCTTTGGCTGCATGAGTTCCTCTAAAGAAACAACCAGGCAGGAAAACCATGAGCTCTCTCAATGAATTGGGGAAATTTAAATCATAGCTGCTAGAAAACTTACCAATTAGAAACTTAAAGGAGGAACTTATAtcactccttcccttccctttcctctctccaaatgaTGTCATTTTATAATAATCTCAAAATAGACAAGAAGTCATTTAAGAAGTGTAACCTGTTGTTGTTGAGGTACTAGGGTTGCTTGAGTGTCAGTGTGTTTGTATCTTGTATCAAAGTTTGTATGATGGAAAAAATTGTTTATctgcaaaaataaaagaactatcAAGACAATAGGAGTTAAAAATTTAAGAAGTCCctatttacttaaaatataatCACTATTGTGTTTTCCTTAAGAAGTGAAATTCTCATGGTATAAAGTTATAAGATTGAAGCAGGttgtgtgtatgagagaaagagtgtgtgtgagcgtgagagaggaagagagtgtgtgtgagagagagagaatgtttgtgagagagttgtgtgtgtgtgtgtaagagagagtgtgagaaagagaaagagataatgacagagagagagagagagagagagagagagagagagagagagagagagagagagagagagagaaggaaatctCAATCTCACCACTGGCTTTAACTAAGGTGGCATTTACTTTCTTGGCTGTTCCAGCTTTCCAAACTGTCTACAGTTGACAC
This Peromyscus maniculatus bairdii isolate BWxNUB_F1_BW_parent chromosome 8, HU_Pman_BW_mat_3.1, whole genome shotgun sequence DNA region includes the following protein-coding sequences:
- the LOC102927103 gene encoding olfactory receptor 3A1, translating into MQPKPRANGTSVTEFILLGLVETPELWPVVFILFLLAYMATVVGNLSILAAVLVEPKLHTPMYFFLGNLSVMDVGCISVTIPCMLVRFLSHKRTIPYGDCLTQLFFFHLLVGVDCFLLTAMAYDRFLAICRPLTYSTRMNHTVQRILVATSWTCAFSNALTHTVAISTLNFCGPNVINHFYCDLPQLFQLSCSSTQLNELLLFAVGFIMAGTPMTLIFTSYIHVAAAVLRIRSAEGRKKAFSTCSSHLTVVAIFYGAGIFNYMRLGSIKLSDKDKAIGIFNTVINPMLNPLIYSLRNPDVQAALWRVFTGRRPAA